One part of the Chrysemys picta bellii isolate R12L10 chromosome 14, ASM1138683v2, whole genome shotgun sequence genome encodes these proteins:
- the LOC135975679 gene encoding C-C motif chemokine 17-like: MISLRTALLATFLLGVSYQYATALSSTPVECCFNYVTGAIQLSKLVDFYNTPRECHLPAVVLETVAGREVCADPSKPWVKRAIRVLEAKRKQISLSKNQR; this comes from the exons ATGATCAGCCTGAGGACAGCTCTCCTGGCCACCTTCCTCCTGGGGGTTTCTTATCAATATGCAACAG CCCTATCGTCTACTCCCGTGGAGTGTTGCTTTAATTACGTGACTGGAGCCATTCAGCTTTCTAAACTGGTGGATTTCTACAATACCCCCCGCGAGTGTCACTTACCAGCTGTTGT GTTGGAGACGGTTGCTGGCCGCGAGGTCTGTGCTGACCCCTCAAAGCCTTGGGTGAAGAGGGCAATCAGGGTCTTGGAGGCAAAGAGGAAACAAATCTCACTTTCTAAGAACCAAAGATAA
- the LOC101944897 gene encoding mucin-2-like, protein MKGTSIASFLLLALAVPWNVENRVEGQPKAPVKCKKLCTEFSQNKIPQKLLKTYRKTEPSCPKAAIIFVTRKNREFCADPEASWVKEAVRQLNQASAPLNLPLSSTVTSAVVGKGPGVFHRLVGDTVSTPTQPSVPANPIHGAGTPGSTKSSSALQETVTPSTTHPESVDNGSEVSIRSITTPAADVPDSTSSRFHSVPTPVMKSSESFVESRNKSTGSISPTTDIPGTAPRRFNSDPTPVIKGFESPIRPTYNSVGSTRNQTADGLASAPSKLISDAPSIVNGRAIAKLSPTFLTTPSLLESVPSKPVTGLASTGQVIENSTMKPTAVLKGSDATQGSTPHPTSPGGESSSVSPNSGDERDAVSESTADARTGSYLSPLGKKDSPRSFPESISPTETSVLSFKSFPLQNRAEGPSDGPLVSSILPASRTHILRLALLASVLGICSAAVWMYMYLKVKGCPGDSTKETVQGLLFNQQGSRTNEYAMEVI, encoded by the exons ATGAAGGGCACGTCTATCGCTTCTTTCTTGCTGCTGGCACTGGCGGTGCCCTGGAATGTGGAAAACCGAGTCGAAG GACAACCCAAAGCACCTGTGAAGTGCAAAAAATTATGCACCGaattttcacaaaacaaaataccCCAGAAGCTGTTGAAGACCTATAGGAAGACAGAACCATCATGTCCTAAAGCCGCTATCAT ATTTGTCACTCGGAAGAATAGAGAGTTCTGTGCAGATCCAGAGGCGAGCTGGGTGAAGGAAGCAGTCCGACAGCTAAACCAAGCAAGTGCCCCTCTGAATCTGCCACTTTCAAGCACCGTCACTTCTGCAGTTGTGGGAAAAGGGCCAGGCGTTTTTCACAGACTCGTTGGCGATACTGTCTCTACACCAACACAGCCCAGTGTTCCGGCCAATCCCATTCACGGGGCTGGCACACCAGGTTCTACAAAATCCTCCTCTGCATTACAAGAGACTGTTACTCCATCTACTACCCACCCTGAGTCTGTTGACAATGGCAGCGAAGTTTCCATAAGATCTATTACAACGCCAGCGGCTGACGTACCAGACAGCACTTCCAGCAGATTTCATTCAGTTCCCACCCCTGTCATGAAAAGCTCTGAGAGTTTCGTAGAATCTAGAAACAAGTCCACAGGATCTATCAGTCCAACAACTGATATACCTGGCACAGCTCCCAGGAGATTTAATTCAGATCCCACCCCTGTCATCAAAGGGTTTGAGAGTCCCATACGACCTACATACAATTCTGTAGGCTCTACTAGAAATCAAACAGCTGATGGACTTGCCAGTGCTCCCAGTAAACTTATTTCAGATGCTCCATCCATTGTAAATGGTCGTGCGATTGCCAAGTTATCACCTACGTTCCTGACAACACCTTCTCTACTAGAATCTGTTCCCAGCAAGCCTGTTACAGGCCTTGCATCTACGGGGCAAGTGATTGAGAACTCTACCATGAAACCCACAGCTGTTCTAAAAGGAAGTGATGCCACCCAGGGATCCACTCCACACCCCACATCTCCTGGAGGAGAAAGTAGTTCTGTCAGTCCCAACAGTGGTGATGAAAGAGATGCTGTTAGTGAGTCTACGGCTGATGCTCGCACAGGTAGCTACTTATCTCCTTTAGGAAAGAAAGATTCTCCTCGCTCTTTTCCTGAATCCATTTCACCTACAGAAACGTCAGTCCTTTCCTTCAAAAGCTTCCCACTTCAGAACAGAGCAGAGGGGCCTTCAGATGGTCCCTTGGTGTCCAGCATTTTGCCTGCATCCCGAACCCACATCCTCAGACTTGCTTTGCTGGCGAGCGTTCTGGGGATTTGCAGTGCCGCCGTATGGATGTATATGTATTTAAAGGTGAAAGGCTGCCCTGGAGACTCCACTAAAGAAACGGTACAAGGCTTGCTCTTTAATCAGCAGGGCTCTCGAACTAATGAATACGCTATGGAAGTCATCTGA